One genomic region from Oncorhynchus gorbuscha isolate QuinsamMale2020 ecotype Even-year linkage group LG13, OgorEven_v1.0, whole genome shotgun sequence encodes:
- the LOC123993035 gene encoding uncharacterized protein LOC123993035, whose product MDLSERRPNKWWTESDTFAMLALIEQLDLVHELDKKRQRNDSHFRRLRYSLAKRDMHFTVNQIRNRWKSLKHKYRKIKTAGYRSPTARLSAIASFRYFRMLDRMLARRARVGAPVQGIADGHNMVVLTPSDLEDHTDGDVAQPESAAPWQDSLAPALVGEADETNAIPIEANASTPGWALKSDEIMTLGLSGEPHSVPSLHDGEGARDPTGCSPQEQTGTCEDTSTQILQQLTILNHQLGEQLAEQRAFHCSMLGMMDRQIEVLEQLSNFSTGRQVKAEPDDSNTPISQQVHNSLVRIFRGVEQVQTQGHQQCSYKAYPSQPTSPSWTVSLLEVQNESPSRDENSTSDTSNPQPSDHGRPEPQGPSPSEQLPTSPQKGVLLNRLPNKFQHN is encoded by the exons ATGGACCTGAGTGAGAGGAGGCCCAACAAGTGGTGGACAGAGTCGGACACCTTCGCCATGCTGGCCCTCATCGAGCAGCTGGACCTGGTGCATGAGCTGGATAAGAAGCGCCAGCGCAACGACTCGCACTTCCGCCGCCTGCGCTACAGCCTGGCCAAGCGGGACATGCACTTCACTGTCAACCAGATACGCAACCGCTGGAAGAGCCTCAAGCACAAGTACCGCAAGATCAAGACGGCAGGATACCGTAGCCCCACTGCACGCCTGTCCGCCATCGCGTCGTTCCGTTACTTTCGTATGCTGGACCGCATGTTGGCCAGGAGGGCCCGGGTGGGGGCCCCAGTGCAAGGCATTGCAGATGGACACAATATGGTGGTGTTGACCCCTTCAGACCTGGAGGATCATACTGATG GTGATGTTGCTCAGCCCGAATCTGCGGCCCCTTGGCAGGACAGCCTGGCTCCAGCTCTAGTGGGAGAAGCAGACGAGACCAATGCCATCCCAATAGAGGCCAACGCCAGCACTCCGGGCTGGGCCTTGAAGTCAGACGAGATAATGACTTTGGGTCTGTCTGGAGAGCCACATTCAGTACCCTCTTTACATGATGGTGAGGGAGCTAGGGACCCCACTGGCTGCAGTCCACAAGAACAAACTG GCACTTGTGAGGACACCAGCACCCAGATCCTCCAGCAGCTCACCATCCTGAACCATCAGCTAGGGGAACAACTCGCTGAGCAAAGGGCCTTCCACTGCAGCATGCTGGGTATGATGGACCGACAGATAGAGGTCCTGGAGCAGCTCTCCAACTTCTCCACAGGTCGCCAGGTCAAGGCCGAACCCGATGACAGTAACACTCCTATCAGCCAGCAGGTCCACAACTCCCTGGTGCGTATCTTCAGAGGAGTGGAACAGGTCCAAACCCAAGGACACCAGCAATGCTCATACAAAGCCTACCCCTCACAACCTACATCTCCCTCCTGGACAGTCTCTCTGTTGGAGGTCCAGAATGAATCACCCTCCAGGGATGAGAACTCAACTAGTGACACATCCAACCCTCAGCCCTCAGACCATGGGCGTCCTGAACCTCAAGGACCATCCCCCTCAGAGCAGCTTCCCACTTCCCCACAGAAGGGTGTTTTGCTTAACAGACTCCCAAACAAGTTCCAGCACAACTGA
- the trappc6bl gene encoding trafficking protein particle complex subunit 6B, like: MADDVLFEFLHMEMVSHIYKDQASRGEMDKDRATCVSTLEGMGFRVGQGLIERFTKDSPSFKDDLDVMKFICKDFWINVFRKQIDNLRTNHQGTYVLQDNKFALLTQFSNGKQYLEEAPKYLAYSCGLVRGALSNLGMDCVVTAEVTLMPSCKFQVVIQKI; the protein is encoded by the exons ATGGCCGACGACGTACTCTTTGAGTTCCTCCACATGGAGATGGTGTCCCATATTTACAAAGATCAAGCCTCGAGAGGGGAGATGGACAAG GATAGGGCAACGTGTGTGTCCACTCTGGAAGGCATGGGCTTCAGAGTAGGACAGGGGCTTATAGAAAG GTTCACAAAAGATTCGCCCAGCTTCAAAGATGACTTGGATGTCATGAAATTCATCTGTAAAGACTTCTGGATAAATGTCTTCAGAAAGCAAATTGACAACCTTAGGACAAACCACCAG GGTACTTATGTTTTGCAAGACAACAAGTTTGCGCTCTTGACACAGTTTTCTAACGGGAAGCAGTACCTCGAGGAAGCTCCAAAA TATCTGGCATACTCCTGTGGATTGGTGAGAGGAGCTTTGTCTAACTTGGGAATGGATTGTGTGGTGACAGCTGAGGTCACCCTAATGCCCTCAT GTAAATTCCAGGTCGTGATTCAGAAGATTTGA